The Sphingomicrobium aestuariivivum DNA window GCCGATGAAACGCACGGTGCAGTGGAGCTGCTCTTCGGGTAGCCAGCGCAAGCCTTCGGGCCCGCCTTCCAAGGCCGGGGCAAGCGCATCGACCAGCGCTTCGGGCAGGGGCAAGGCGACGAACAGCCGGTGCATGCCTCCTCTCCTAGTCGAAAAGACGGGCCGCGCGTATCCGGTTTCGCTTGAAATCGGAGCGATCAGGCCCGATATTCCCCCTCGTAACGTCATCGTGTTCGGCCTTCCCGGGGGGAGGCGGAGAGGAGAAAAAATGGCTAATCAGTTCGACGAGCGCACGCGCATGGGGTTCGACCCCGCCGCGACGACCAGCGTTCCGCGCGCCGCGCGTGATGCGGGCCTGCGCAAATATATGCTCAGCGTCTACAATTACATGGCGTCGGGCGTGCTCCTGACCGGCATCGTCGCGATGCTCTTCTACAGCTCGGGCATGGCCGCGAGCGTCTTCATGGGCGGCGGCCTGCTGCCGTGGGTCATCATCCTCTCGCCGCTCGCCATCGTCTTCGCGATGAGCTTCGGCCAGAACCGCATGTCGACCGGCACGCTCCACCTGCTCTTCTGGTCCTTCGCGACCCTGATGGGCCTGTCGATGAGCACCATCTTCCTGCGCTACACGGGCATCTCGATCGCGCAGACCTTCTTCGCCGTGACCGCCGCCTTCGCGGGCCTGTCGCTTTACGGCTACACCACCAAGAAGGACCTGTCGGGCTGGGGCACCTTCCTCATCATGGGTGTCGTCGGCATCCTCGTGGCGATGCTGCTCAACGCCTTCATCTTCCAGTCGGGTGCGATGAACATGGCGATCAGCGCCATCGGCGTCCTGATCTTCGCCGGCCTCACTGCCTATGACACGCAGAAGATCAAGTCGATGTACGCCTATGTCGCGCACAATTCGGACCTGATGAGCCGCGTGGTCATCATGGGCGCGCTCAACCTCTATCTCGACTTCATCAACATGTTCCAGTTCCTGCTCAGCTTCATGGGCAGCCAGGAATAGAGATCGAAGTTTCGAATTATCGAAGGCCCGGCGAGCGATTGCCGGGCCTTTTTCGTTAGAGTAACGTTCAGCGAATGCGCCCTAGCCTCGGCGCGCTGGGATTTCAGGGAGACGACCGTGCTGCTGACCGCTATCGCCCTTGCCACCTCGCCGACGCCGACAGGTGTGACCGATGAACCCTTCAACTTGGTGGTCTCGGTACGGGACGAGGAATGGCGCGATACGATCACCACTTTCTCGCGGCCTGTTTTCGCCGAAAGGGTTCACCGCACCGATCTTCGCTGTGATCTGAAGCGCACCTTTTGCGAGCGCTCGATGGACGCCTACGTAAGCGGCAGCGAGCTGGTGCGCCGCGTCCATATCAATGTGCGCGAGTGGGACGGCGAGGTATGGCGCATCATTGCCACGCCCGTGGTGACGCTGCCCAAGGGCGAAAGCGAAGCGCGCATCGAAGTTGAAGGCATGAGCATGTTCGTCAGGCTGAGCGACCGCGCACTCGAGCCGCAGACGATCTAGTCTTCCTGCGCTTCGGCGATCAGCTTCATGTCGATCGCCCGTGCCTGCCTCGCCGCCTCGCGGTCGGTCGAGCGTTCGGCGTAGGCGCGCAGGGCGGGACGGTCCTCGACCGTGCCGAACTGCAAACCCCAGGCGACCTGGCTGCCAAGATAGACATCGGCCATCGTGAAGCGCTCGCCCGCGGCAAAATCGCTGTCCGAGAAATGCTGTTCGATCACGTCCATGACGAGACCATAGTGGCCATAGCCGACCATGCCGCGCTTTTGCGGATCGTCGGGCACCTCAAAGCCCATCGACCGGTTTACGACCGCCTGTTCGAGCGGGCCCGCCGCAAAGAATAGCCAGCGATAATAAGCCGCGCGCTCGGCGTCGGTCGGCAACAGGCCGGCATCGGGATGCGTCTCGGCGAGATAGTGGCAGATTGCCGCGCATTCGGTGACGATCCTTCCGTCATGCGTGATCGCCGGCACTTTTCCCATCGGGTTGATGCTGGCCAAATAGTCGCCCTTCATCTCCTCGCCATAGGAGATGATGCTGGTTTCATAGTCCGCGCCGACCTCGTGCAGCGCCCAACGAACGATGCCGCCGCGCGACATGGGATTGGTGTAGAAGGTGATGGCCATGCTGCTCTCCTATTATGCCTTCCCATGCGCGCGGCGACAGTTGCGGGCGACCTAGTCGCGCTCGGCGGCGCTGGCGTCGCGAATGGCCTTGAATTCGCTGCCTTCGGCCCAGTTGGGCCAGTCCTCGCCATTGGCCAGCGTGGTCGCGACGCGGTGGATGAAGAGCATGTCCGACGTGATGCCGTCGAAGCGCCAGTCGGCCGACCATTCGTCGCTCGCCTGATGGTAATGGTTGGCGACATAGTCGCGCGCCAGCTCGGTCGCGCGCTCGGCGCCACCCTCGGTGAGCTGCTGGCCCGAGCGATAGCTTACCGCGGGCACGCCGACCTGCGCGAAGGGGAAGTGGTCGGAGCGGAAGAAGCCGCCTGCCTCGGGGCGCGGATCGGGCGCGAAGGTGCGACCCAGCGCCTCGCCTTCCTCGATCATCAGGTCGAGAAGGCCGAGCCGCGCCGTCCCGCTGATCGAGAAATCGCTCGCCGGGCCGAACACGCCGAGGCTGTCGGTGTTGATCACCCCGACGGTGCGGCTCAGCGGATAGAGCGGGTTTGCGGCATAATATTTGGAGCCGAGCAGCCCGCGCTCCTCCGCGCCGACAGCGAGGAAGACGAGGCTGCGTTTCGCGCCACCCTTCTCGGCAAAGGCCCGTGCCTGCTCGATCA harbors:
- a CDS encoding Bax inhibitor-1/YccA family protein; amino-acid sequence: MANQFDERTRMGFDPAATTSVPRAARDAGLRKYMLSVYNYMASGVLLTGIVAMLFYSSGMAASVFMGGGLLPWVIILSPLAIVFAMSFGQNRMSTGTLHLLFWSFATLMGLSMSTIFLRYTGISIAQTFFAVTAAFAGLSLYGYTTKKDLSGWGTFLIMGVVGILVAMLLNAFIFQSGAMNMAISAIGVLIFAGLTAYDTQKIKSMYAYVAHNSDLMSRVVIMGALNLYLDFINMFQFLLSFMGSQE
- a CDS encoding glutathione S-transferase family protein — protein: MAITFYTNPMSRGGIVRWALHEVGADYETSIISYGEEMKGDYLASINPMGKVPAITHDGRIVTECAAICHYLAETHPDAGLLPTDAERAAYYRWLFFAAGPLEQAVVNRSMGFEVPDDPQKRGMVGYGHYGLVMDVIEQHFSDSDFAAGERFTMADVYLGSQVAWGLQFGTVEDRPALRAYAERSTDREAARQARAIDMKLIAEAQED